One segment of Purpureocillium takamizusanense chromosome 7, complete sequence DNA contains the following:
- a CDS encoding uncharacterized protein (COG:I~COG:Q~EggNog:ENOG503PD1W), whose protein sequence is MDVFQLVGLASLLVGCWWLYHNVWIFPSRHCHGEDRGCGRIKMLPSNWKLPFGIDKLANALEADRNCRLPVLSLEDHERYGDTYGQYGGGLFTILTRDARNISSLLSEQFPKFGYGHLRKLCFGPLLGEGIFTEDGEAWSASRRLLASQLHKPHYPALHAFEPHFQDLLRSIVSNQDASSSINLRPLFYDYTLDTATDLFLGNSTNILSLPSNTNNEGTRFSKAFNEAMQWLATRERFKMFAWLVTTPGLLRSCSTARDSLETMIIDAQRLETRSGHSTFTDFLGKATDMGKARDELMNLLFAARDSNASLLCWLVYALAREPAVLEKIQQEVLSLLGTDSDVLPTNSDLMNMRYLDDVIHETLRLFPVAPINGRLCRETTTLPSGGGDSGEEPILVPKGALVCFSTYACQRSTKYYGDDAMKFRPERWQEISITSRTKDFTFHPFIGGPRKCLGERFALKLAKYTICRLVQCLSTITVDVPGSKAGSDWQEQIQYQIGLTMSPDDGVFVRVASK, encoded by the exons ATGGACGTGTTTCAACTTGTCGGTCTTGCCTCTCTTCTGGTAGGCTGTTGGTGGTTGTACCATAATGTGTGGATATTC CCATCGCGCCATTGTCACGGTGAAGACAGGGGATGTGGCCGGATAAAGATGCTCCCATCAAACTGGAAGCTCCCTTTTGGTATTGACAAACTGGCCAATGCTCTCGAGGCCGACCGAAACTGCAGGCTCCCAGTACTATCCCTCGAAGATCACGAACGATATGGCGATACCTACGGACAATACGGCGGCGGACTGTTTACGATCCTAACCAGAGATGCGCGGAACATCTCTTCGTTATTGTCGGAACAGTTCCCTAAATTTGGCTATGGACATCTACGAAAACTCTGCTTCGGGCCTCTACTCGGCGAGGGTATCTTTACTGAAGACGGAGAGGCGTGGAGTGCTTCTAGACGATTACTGGCCTCACAGTTACATAAGCCACACTATCCAGCCTTGCATGCTTTCGAGCCTCATTTTCAAGATTTACTACGGAGCATCGTGTCGAATCAGGACGCGTCTTCAAGCATAAATTTGCGGCCCCTTTTTTACGATTACACTCTCGACACTGCGACCGACCTGTTCCTCGGAAACTCCACGAATATTCTCAGTCTGCCATCCAATACGAATAATGAAGGCACGCGCTTTTCGAAGGCCTTTAACGAGGCCATGCAGTGGCTGGCGACAAGAGAACGCTTCAAAATGTTTGCGTGGCTCGTCACAACACCAGGATTGCTGAGGTCATGCAGTACCGCTCGTGACTCTTTGGAAACTATGATCATAGACGCCCAGCGGTTAGAGACGCGATCCGGTCACTCGACTTTCACTGACTTCTTGGGAAAGGCGACTGATATGGGCAAAGCGAGGGACGAGCTTATGAACCTCCTTTTCGCTGCTCGTGACTCTAATGCGAGCCTCCTTTGCTGGTTGGTCTACGCGCTGGCGCGAGAACCCGCGGTACTCGAAAAGATCCAACAGGAAGTTCTTTCACTCCTTGGCACAGACTCGGATGTACTGCCTACAAATTCCGATTTGATGAACATGCGGTACTTAGACGATGTTATACACGAAACACTCCGTCTATTCCCAGTCGCGCCAATCAACGGTCGATTGTGCCGCGAAACAACTACTCTTCCTTCTGGTGGCGGAGATTCTGGCGAAGAACCTATTCTAGTACCTAAAGGTGCCCTGGTCTGCTTTTCGACGTATGCCTGTCAACGATCGACGAAGTATTACGGGGATGATGCGATGAAGTTTCGACCAGAGCGGTGGCAAGAAATCAGCATAACGTCTCGAACTAAGGACTTTACATTCCACCCTTTCATAGGAGGCCCGCGCAAGTGCCTTGGAG AACGCTTCGCATTGAAGCTGGCCAAGTACACGATTTGCCGCTTAGTTCAATGCCTGAGTACAATCACGGTCGATGTCCCTGGGTCTAAAGCTGGCTCCGATTGGCAGGAACAAATCCAGTACCAGATCGGTCTTACCATGTCCCCGGATGATGGTGTGTTTGTAAGAGTGGCATCAAAATAA
- a CDS encoding uncharacterized protein (COG:I~COG:Q~EggNog:ENOG503PD1W~TransMembrane:1 (o6-26i)) produces MLPSNWKLPFGIDKLANALEADRNCRLPVLSLEDHERYGDTYGQYGGGLFTILTRDARNISSLLSEQFPKFGYGHLRKLCFGPLLGEGIFTEDGEAWSASRRLLASQLHKPHYPALHAFEPHFQDLLRSIVSNQDASSSINLRPLFYDYTLDTATDLFLGNSTNILSLPSNTNNEGTRFSKAFNEAMQWLATRERFKMFAWLVTTPGLLRSCSTARDSLETMIIDAQRLETRSGHSTFTDFLGKATDMGKARDELMNLLFAARDSNASLLCWLVYALAREPAVLEKIQQEVLSLLGTDSDVLPTNSDLMNMRYLDDVIHETLRLFPVAPINGRLCRETTTLPSGGGDSGEEPILVPKGALVCFSTYACQRSTKYYGDDAMKFRPERWQEISITSRTKDFTFHPFIGGPRKCLGERFALKLAKYTICRLVQCLSTITVDVPGSKAGSDWQEQIQYQIGLTMSPDDGVFVRVASK; encoded by the exons ATGCTCCCATCAAACTGGAAGCTCCCTTTTGGTATTGACAAACTGGCCAATGCTCTCGAGGCCGACCGAAACTGCAGGCTCCCAGTACTATCCCTCGAAGATCACGAACGATATGGCGATACCTACGGACAATACGGCGGCGGACTGTTTACGATCCTAACCAGAGATGCGCGGAACATCTCTTCGTTATTGTCGGAACAGTTCCCTAAATTTGGCTATGGACATCTACGAAAACTCTGCTTCGGGCCTCTACTCGGCGAGGGTATCTTTACTGAAGACGGAGAGGCGTGGAGTGCTTCTAGACGATTACTGGCCTCACAGTTACATAAGCCACACTATCCAGCCTTGCATGCTTTCGAGCCTCATTTTCAAGATTTACTACGGAGCATCGTGTCGAATCAGGACGCGTCTTCAAGCATAAATTTGCGGCCCCTTTTTTACGATTACACTCTCGACACTGCGACCGACCTGTTCCTCGGAAACTCCACGAATATTCTCAGTCTGCCATCCAATACGAATAATGAAGGCACGCGCTTTTCGAAGGCCTTTAACGAGGCCATGCAGTGGCTGGCGACAAGAGAACGCTTCAAAATGTTTGCGTGGCTCGTCACAACACCAGGATTGCTGAGGTCATGCAGTACCGCTCGTGACTCTTTGGAAACTATGATCATAGACGCCCAGCGGTTAGAGACGCGATCCGGTCACTCGACTTTCACTGACTTCTTGGGAAAGGCGACTGATATGGGCAAAGCGAGGGACGAGCTTATGAACCTCCTTTTCGCTGCTCGTGACTCTAATGCGAGCCTCCTTTGCTGGTTGGTCTACGCGCTGGCGCGAGAACCCGCGGTACTCGAAAAGATCCAACAGGAAGTTCTTTCACTCCTTGGCACAGACTCGGATGTACTGCCTACAAATTCCGATTTGATGAACATGCGGTACTTAGACGATGTTATACACGAAACACTCCGTCTATTCCCAGTCGCGCCAATCAACGGTCGATTGTGCCGCGAAACAACTACTCTTCCTTCTGGTGGCGGAGATTCTGGCGAAGAACCTATTCTAGTACCTAAAGGTGCCCTGGTCTGCTTTTCGACGTATGCCTGTCAACGATCGACGAAGTATTACGGGGATGATGCGATGAAGTTTCGACCAGAGCGGTGGCAAGAAATCAGCATAACGTCTCGAACTAAGGACTTTACATTCCACCCTTTCATAGGAGGCCCGCGCAAGTGCCTTGGAG AACGCTTCGCATTGAAGCTGGCCAAGTACACGATTTGCCGCTTAGTTCAATGCCTGAGTACAATCACGGTCGATGTCCCTGGGTCTAAAGCTGGCTCCGATTGGCAGGAACAAATCCAGTACCAGATCGGTCTTACCATGTCCCCGGATGATGGTGTGTTTGTAAGAGTGGCATCAAAATAA